Within the Musa acuminata AAA Group cultivar baxijiao chromosome BXJ2-9, Cavendish_Baxijiao_AAA, whole genome shotgun sequence genome, the region TCATCGAGGGTGGTCCGCTGGTTAATTGTATCCTGGGTACAAGGGTGGCGGTGGGGATGCGTAGCTTAATCCGCCCACGGGTGGTAGCATATCCAAGTCGGGAGAAGGCGGCGGTGGTGGAGAGGAGTTGGAGGTGGGAGGATGAGATGAAACCGACGGGGGTGGAGGAGACACGGCTCGCGGTGGTGAATAGACTGGAGGAGGCGGAGAGAGCACcggcggaggaggtggtggtgagtAGACGGGAGGAGGTGGAGAGCGAacaggtggcggtggtggtgaatGAGCCGGTGGAGGCGGGGGTGAGTAGGCAGGAGGAGGTGGAGAGGGGACCGGTGGCGGCGGTGAACGGACCGGTGGAGGTGGTGAATAGACCGGTGGTGGCGGTGACGAgactggcggtggtggtggtggtggtgagtagACGGGAGGAGGTGGAGAACGGAGCGGTGGCGGTGGTGAATAGACCGGTGATGGTGATGAGGGAACTGGAGGAGGTGGTGCGTGGACCGGTGGCGGTGGTGAATGGACTGGGGATGGCGACGAGGAAACCGGAGGAGGTGGCGATGGGTGAGTTGGGGTGGGTGGTGGAGTCGTGGCTGGAGGTGGCGGTGAGTGAACTCGTGTTACCGGTGACTCTGAGTGTGGTGAGGGTGGAGGACGAGCCGGTGTCATTGGAGAACCTCTCTGTTGTGGCGGTGGTGGCGAGCTGACAACCTGTGGCGGCGGAGGTGGTGAAGGAACaggttgtggtggtggtggtggaggcgaGGAGCTGACAACCTTGGGTGGTGGCGATGGCGTAGTTGGATTCGGCGACGGCTTTGGGGATGGTTTCCCCGGCTTGGGCGATGGTTTCTTGGGACCTGATCCGCATTTGGAGCGACCGCAGTCGACAGGGCGGCTCACCACCGGCGCGCACATCTCACCGGACTTTTGTGTCGGTCTCCTGGCGAGGCAGTTGCTCGTGTCGTCGAACACCACGTCGGACTTGGTGGACGTCGGCACACACTCGTCGGCCTCACCCTTGAAGAAGTTGTAGGAGAAGGTGAAGTTGGCAAGGCTGGGCAACCGGCAGAGTCCCGCCGGAACGACGCCCGTGAGGACGTTATGCGACAGATCCAACTGCTCCACCTTGGTCAGACCATCGAAGCTCTTCGACAGCACACCCGTGAGGGAGTTCCAACTCACGTCCACCACCGTCGTGTTGCCCAACGACCCGATCTCCGGCGGCAAGCATCCATCGAGGCCATTGTTGAGAAGGACGAGCTCG harbors:
- the LOC135622145 gene encoding pollen-specific leucine-rich repeat extensin-like protein 3 is translated as MEALGRCLLLFLLLFSSSFLPRPSSALSDAEAAAIARRQLLALPENGLLPDDFEFEIEIGIRISNPRLRSSYVALQAWKTAIYSDPHNFTANWDGPDVCGYNGIFCSPAPDDPSLNVVAGADLNGADIAGFLPAELGLLTDVALFHINSNRFCGIIPKSFSHLKLLHEFDASNNRFVGPFPDVVLGLPSLKYLDLRFNNFEGALPPVLFDRDLDAIFLNNNRFSSHIPNNFGNSKASVIVLANNKLGGCIPASIGDMGATLNELVLLNNGLDGCLPPEIGSLGNTTVVDVSWNSLTGVLSKSFDGLTKVEQLDLSHNVLTGVVPAGLCRLPSLANFTFSYNFFKGEADECVPTSTKSDVVFDDTSNCLARRPTQKSGEMCAPVVSRPVDCGRSKCGSGPKKPSPKPGKPSPKPSPNPTTPSPPPKVVSSSPPPPPPQPVPSPPPPPQVVSSPPPPQQRGSPMTPARPPPSPHSESPVTRVHSPPPPATTPPPTPTHPSPPPPVSSSPSPVHSPPPPVHAPPPPVPSSPSPVYSPPPPLRSPPPPVYSPPPPPPPVSSPPPPVYSPPPPVRSPPPPVPSPPPPAYSPPPPPAHSPPPPPVRSPPPPVYSPPPPPPVLSPPPPVYSPPRAVSPPPPSVSSHPPTSNSSPPPPPSPDLDMLPPVGGLSYASPPPPLYPGYN